CTGTGCTATCGCAACGACAACCAGAAGGTCTTCATCGAGAAGGCGGCCGACGCGGATCCCGCAGATCTGATCGACCCGCTGTCGCTGAAAAGCGCCGGCACCGCTCCGGCGGACAGCCTCAGCAAAATCGGCACCAATAACGCCTTGCGAAAAATGCTGCGGACGACTGTGGCGCACTTCGGGCTCTCCAGCCCCGATGCGGCCGTGCGTCTGGACGCGGTAAAGGAAATGCTGCGCTCGCTCGATGAGTCGAATGTGGCCATGCTGCGCGAGCGTGCCGGAGTCGAAAAGGATTCCAGCGTTAAAAAAGAAATCGCCACCGGACTGGCGCTAGCCGCGCTGGATGACACGGATGCGCAGTCCCGCCTGGCCGCCGTCGGCACGCTCAAATACAGTCTCAGCCAGAACGTGCGGAACAGGCTGGCTCTTCTGTTCGACAAGTCTTCCGATGGCACCTATGCCGAAAGCGACGAGAACGTCCGGAAGGCCGCGGAGAGCGCGGTGAAGAGCATCGATCGATGGCGCACGTTTTATTCGGGGTTCGAAACACTGTTCTTTGGTCTCAGCCTGGGTTCGGTGCTCGCTCTGATCGCCATCGGACTGGCAATTACCTTCGGCGTTATGGGCGTCATCAATATGGCCCACGGCGAACTGATGATGCTCGGCGCCTATACAACCTATGTCGTGCAGACGGCAATGCCGGGACACATCGAAACCTCGATCCTTGTCGCCATTCCGGCGGCATTTATTGTGGCGGGACTTGCGGGAGTCATTCTCGAGCGTACGATCATCCGTTTTCTTTACGGCCGGCCCCTGGAAACGTTGCTGGCGACGTTTGGCGTGAGCCTCATTCTGCAGCAAGGGGTCCGCTCGATTTTTACGGCGCTGAACCGGCAAGTGAAGACTCCATCCTGGATGAGCGGCACGCTTCAGCTGAACGACGCGCTGGCAATCACCTATAACCACCTCTACACGGTGATCTTCACGTTGATTGTGTTCGCAATCACCATGGTGGTGCTGAAAAGCACCCGGCTGGGCCTCGACATCCGGGCCGT
The Terriglobia bacterium DNA segment above includes these coding regions:
- the urtB gene encoding urea ABC transporter permease subunit UrtB, whose protein sequence is MLALLGVDAVHAQAQSKDDSFLSLLGQLREASYSDKADIAERLSQTGHSSVRAVLTAFLEDRLCYRNDNQKVFIEKAADADPADLIDPLSLKSAGTAPADSLSKIGTNNALRKMLRTTVAHFGLSSPDAAVRLDAVKEMLRSLDESNVAMLRERAGVEKDSSVKKEIATGLALAALDDTDAQSRLAAVGTLKYSLSQNVRNRLALLFDKSSDGTYAESDENVRKAAESAVKSIDRWRTFYSGFETLFFGLSLGSVLALIAIGLAITFGVMGVINMAHGELMMLGAYTTYVVQTAMPGHIETSILVAIPAAFIVAGLAGVILERTIIRFLYGRPLETLLATFGVSLILQQGVRSIFTALNRQVKTPSWMSGTLQLNDALAITYNHLYTVIFTLIVFAITMVVLKSTRLGLDIRAVSQNRTMAKAMGIRTEWVDAMTFGLGSGIAGVAGVALSQLTNVGPNLGQSYIIDSFLVVVFGGVGNLWGSLIGGMSMGIVNKLLEPYSGAVLAKIFVLVALILFIQTRPSGLFPQSGRAAEDK